A genomic segment from Montipora foliosa isolate CH-2021 chromosome 9, ASM3666993v2, whole genome shotgun sequence encodes:
- the LOC137970563 gene encoding uncharacterized protein yields the protein MKCHLHIHILLSLIDSYAPVKTKTIILRPRAAWYSNGIAECKKRRRRLERKWRRTRLLCDRVNYEKQCAECRDLIYKTKKDYFNTVISENIHDQRVLFQTVNHLLSGGIKDTEYLTCSDDKTLAEVFINFFTSKINGILSDLQRSGTSDTLEVSSQCKSTFLNFDIVTSDEICKLIKSSVKSCSLDPVPSFLFKKCSDILVPFLTRMVNHCLTNGIMPDALKIARITPILKKSGADCEPLKNFRPVSNLKFICKLMEKCVAVQLNRYLNDNCLLKEFQDCSQHRNGSIENPK from the coding sequence ATGAAATGTCATTTACATATACATATATTGTTATCCCTCATTGATTCTTACGCTCCAGTCAAGACGAAGACCATCATCCTTAGACCTAGGGCTGCATGGTATTCAAACGGCATTGCTGAATGCAAGAAACGAAGAAGACGATTGGAGCGCAAGTGGAGACGAACTAGGCTTCTTTGTGATCGAGTTAACTACGAGAAACAGTGTGCTGAGTGTAGAGATTTGATCTACAAAACTAAAAAGGACTATTTCAACACAGTCATCTCAGAGAATATACATGACCAAAGGGTTTTGTTCCAAACAGTCAACCATCTTCTAAGTGGTGGCATCAAGGATACTGAGTACCTCACTTGTTCTGATGATAAGACGCTAGCTGAAgtgtttattaatttctttacaTCTAAAATAAATGGCATTTTGTCTGATTTACAAAGATCTGGTACATCCGACACACTTGAAGTGAGCTCTCAGTGCAAAAGTACGTTCCTCAATTTTGATATTGTCACCAGTGATGAAATTTGTAAATTGATCAAGTCGTCTGTGAAATCTTGCAGTTTAGATCCTGTTCCTTCATTTCTGTTTAAAAAATGTAGTGACATTCTTGTGCCTTTTCTAACTCGTATGGTAAATCACTGTTTAACCAATGGAATAATGCCTGATGCCTTGAAAATTGCTAGGATAACACCCATACTGAAGAAATCTGGAGCTGATTGTGAACCACTTAAGAACTTTCGTCCTGTGTCGAACTTGAAATTCATCTGTAAGCTTATGGAAAAGTGTGTCGCTGTTCAACTCAATCGATATCTGAATGAcaattgtcttttaaaagaattCCAAGATTGCTCACAGCACAGAAACGGCTCTATCGAAAATCCAAAGTGA